In Rhinopithecus roxellana isolate Shanxi Qingling chromosome 4, ASM756505v1, whole genome shotgun sequence, a single genomic region encodes these proteins:
- the KLC4 gene encoding kinesin light chain 4, which yields MSGLVLGQRDEPAGHRLSQEEILGSTRLVSQGLEALHSEHQAVLQSLSQTIECLQQGGHEEGLVHEKARQLRRSMENIELGLSEAQVMLALASHLSTVESEKQKLRAQVRRLCQENQWLRDELAGTQQRLQRSEQAVAQLEEEKKHLEFLGQLRQYDEDGHTTEEKEGDATKDSLDDLFPNEEEEDPSNGLSRGQGTAAAQQGGYEIPARLRTLHNLVIQYAAQGRYEVAVPLCKQALEDLERTSGRGHPDVATMLNILALVYRDQNKYKEAAHLLNDALSIRESTLGPDHPAVAATLNNLAVLYGKRGKYKEAEPLCQRALEIREKVLGTNHPDVAKQLNNLALLCQNQGKYEAVERYYQRALAIYEGQLGPDNPNVARTKNNLASCYLKQGKYAEAETLYKEILTRAHVQEFGSVDDDHKPIWMHAEEREEMSKSRHHEGGTPYAEYGGWYKACKVSSPTVNTTLRNLGALYRRQGKLEAAETLEECAQRSRRQGTDPISQTKVAELLGESDGRRTSQEGPGDSVKFEGGEDASVAVEWSGDGSGTLQRSGSLGKIRDVLRRSSELLVRKLQGTEPRPSSSNMKRAASLNYLNQPSAAPLQVSRGLSASTMDLSSSS from the exons ATGTCAGGCCTGGTGTTGGGTCAGCGGGATGAGCCTGCAGGCCACCGGCTCAGCCAAGAGGAGATCCTGGGGAGCACACGGCTGGTCAGCCAAGGGCTAGAGGCCCTGCACAGTGAACACCAGGCCGTGCTGCAAAGCCTGTCCCAGaccattgagtgtctgcagcagGGAGGCCATGAGGAAGGGCTGGTGCATGAGAAGGCCCGGCAGCTTCGCCGTTCTATGGAAAACATTGAGCTCGGGCTAAGTGAGGCCCAG GTGATGCTGGCTCTAGCCAGCCACCTGAGCACAGTGGAGTCGGAGAAACAGAAGCTGCGGGCTCAGGTGCGGCGGTTATGCCAGGAGAACCAGTGGCTGCGGGACGAGCTGGCTGGCACCCAGCAGCGGCTACAGCGCAGTGAACAGGCTGTGGCTCAgctggaggaggaaaagaagcacCTGGAGTTCCTGGGGCAGCTGCGACAGTATGATGAAGATGGACACACCACG gaggagaaagaaggcgATGCCACCAAGGATTCCCTGGATGACCTCTTCCCtaatgaggaggaagaggacccCAGCAATGGCT TGTCCCGTGGTCAAGGTACTGCAGCAGCTCAGCAGGGTGGATATGAGATCCCAGCAAGGTTGCGGACGTTGCACAACCTGGTGATCCAGTACGCAGCCCAAGGTCGCTATGAGGTGGCCGTGCCACTCTGTAAGCAGGCACTGGAGGACCTGGAGCGCACATCAGGCCGTGGCCACCCTGATGTTGCCACCATGCTCAACATCCTTGCTTTGGTGTATCG GGACCAGAATAAGTATAAGGAAGCTGCCCACCTGCTGAATGATGCCCTCAGCATCCGGGAGAGCACCCTGGGCCCCGACCATCCTGCT GTGGCTGCCACACTCAACAATTTGGCTGTGCTCTATGGCAAAAGGGGCAAATACAAGGAGGCAGAGCCTCTGTGCCAGCGGGCACTGGAGATTCGAGAAAAG GTCCTGGGCACTAATCACCCAGATGTGGCAAAGCAGCTAAACAACCTGGCCCTCTTGTGCCAAAACCAGGGCAAGTATGAGGCGGTGGAACGCTACTACCAGCGAGCACTGGCCATCTACGAGGGGCAGCTGGGGCCAGACAACCCTAATGTAGCCCGGACCAAGAACAACCTG GCTTCCTGTTACCTGAAACAGGGCAAATATGCTGAGGCTGAGACACTATACAAAGAGATCCTGACCCGTGCCCATGTGCAGGAGTTTGGGTCTGTGGATG ATGACCACAAGCCAATCTGGATGCACGCAGAGGAGCGGGAGGAAATGAGCAAA AGCCGGCACCATGAGGGTGGGACACCCTATGCTGAGTATGGAGGCTGGTACAAGGCCTGCAAAGTGAGCAG CCCCACAGTGAACACTACTCTGAGAAACCTGGGAGCTCTGTATAGGCGCCAGGGAAAGCTGGAGGCCGCTGAGACCCTGGAGGAATGTGCCCAGCGGTCCCGGAGACAG gGCACTGACCCTATCAGCCAGACCAAGGTGGCAGAGCTGCTTGGGGAGAGTGATGGTAGAAGGACCTCCCAGGAGGGCCCTGGGGACAGTGTGAAATTCGAGGGAGGTGAAGATGCTTCTGTGGCTGTGGAATGGTCCGGG GATGGCAGTGGGACCCTGCAGAGGAGTGGCTCTCTGGGCAAGATCCGAGATGTGCTCCGCAGAAGCAGTGAACTCCTGGTGAGGAAGCTCCAGGGGACTGAGCCTCGGCCCTCCAG CAGCAACATGAAGCGAGCAGCCTCCTTGAACTATCTGAACCAACCTAGTGCAGCACCCCTCCAG GTCTCCCGGGGCCTCAGTGCCAGCACCATGGACCTCTCTTCAAGCAGCTGA
- the MRPL2 gene encoding 39S ribosomal protein L2, mitochondrial encodes MALWALTRALRSLSLAPPTVAAPAPSLFPAAQMMNNALLQQPSALMLFPCRPILTSVALNANFVSWKSRTKYTIAPVKMRKSGGRDHTGRIRVHGIGGGHKQRYRMIDFLRFRPEETKSGPFEEKVIQVRYDPCRSADIALVAGGSRKRWIIATENMQAGDTVLNSNHIGRMAVAAREGDAHPLGALPVGTLINNVESEPGRGAQYIRAAGTCGVLLRKVNGTAIIQLPSKRQMQVLETCVATVGRVSNVDHNKRVIGKAGRNRWLGKRPNSGRWHRKGGWAGRKIRPLPPMKSYVKLPSAAAQS; translated from the exons ATGGCCCTGTGGGCACTGACCCGCGCTCTGCGCTCTCTGAGCCTGGCGCCCCCGACCGTCGCCGCCCCTGCCCCGAGTCTGTTCCCCGCCGCCCAG ATGATGAACAATGCCCTCCTCCAACAGCCCTCTGCCTTGATGTTGTTCCCCTGCCGCCCAATCCTTACTTCTGTGGCCCTTAATGCCAACTTTGTGTCCTGGAAGAGTCGTACCAAGTACACCATTGCACCGGTGAAGATGAGGAAGTCTGGGGGCCGAGACCACACAG GCCGAATCCGGGTACATGGTATTGGTGGGGGCCACAAGCAACGTTATCGCATGATTGATTTTCTGCGTTTCCGGCCTGAGGAGACCAAGTCAGGACCCTTTGAGGAGAAGGTTATCCAAGTCCGCTATGATCCCTGTAG GTCAGCAGACATAGCTCTGGTTGCTGGGGGCAGCCGGAAACGCTGGATCATCGCCACAGAAAACATGCAGGCTGGAGATACAGTCTTGAACTCTAACCACATAGGCAGAATGGCAG TTGCTGCTCGGGAAGGGGATGCGCATCCTCTTGGGGCTCTGCCTGTGGGGACCCTCATCAACAACGTGGAAAGTGAGCCAGGCCGGGGTGCCCAATATATCCGAGCTGCAG GGACGTGTGGTGTGCTACTGCGGAAGGTGAATGGCACAGCCATTATCCAGCTGCCCTCTAAGAGGCAGATGCAG GTGCTGGAAACGTGCGTAGCAACAGTAGGCCGAGTATCCAACGTTGATCATAACAAACGGGTCATTGGCAAGGCAGGTCGCAACCGCTGGCTGGGCAAGAGGCCTAACAGTGGGCGATGGCACCGCAAGGGGGGCTGGGCTGGCCGAAAGATTCGGCCATTACCCCCTATGAAGAGTTACGTGAAGCTGCCTTCTGCTGCTGCCCAAAGCTGA